The nucleotide window GCCGCCGACGTCCTGGACGTCCTGGACCACCTCGGCGCCCGCGCCCACGAGCGCGGCCAGGTCCGCCCGGACGTCGGAGACGTGCCAGTAGGGGACGGGCCCGGTCAGGCCCTTGGCGTGGCCGTTCGGGTCGAGGCCGACCTCCGGCCGCCCCGGCGCCCGGAAGCCCACGTAGTACGCCTCGTCCGTGTACGGCTCCACTCCGA belongs to Streptomyces sp. V3I8 and includes:
- a CDS encoding VOC family protein, with the protein product MPEGLRTVTYPVKDLARAKALFGALLGVEPYTDEAYYVGFRAPGRPEVGLDPNGHAKGLTGPVPYWHVSDVRADLAALVGAGAEVVQDVQDVGGGMLVASVKDADGNDIGLVQEAS